In Legionella lytica, one genomic interval encodes:
- a CDS encoding helix-turn-helix domain-containing protein, with translation MEKVDLTKQFAYRLRDAMIAAGFNSQRSTSGVCIHKLSEITGYSLQICRKYLRGETIPEPLKLVEIATKLHVSPGWLLFGDSHDDRGLEQDKVSISKTLLHYIFTKAANLYNSSLMEQEVSDFLMELINDVSLINANEEQSKKIIDLALASVKHFSRPQGT, from the coding sequence ATGGAAAAAGTTGATTTAACAAAACAATTTGCATACCGCTTACGTGATGCCATGATCGCTGCAGGCTTTAACTCGCAACGCTCTACTTCTGGCGTTTGCATTCATAAATTATCAGAAATTACCGGTTATTCATTACAAATTTGTCGAAAATACCTTCGCGGCGAAACCATACCTGAGCCATTAAAGCTGGTTGAAATCGCTACGAAACTTCATGTTTCGCCAGGCTGGTTATTATTTGGTGACTCTCATGATGATCGCGGTTTAGAGCAAGATAAGGTATCAATTAGTAAAACATTACTGCACTATATTTTCACCAAGGCAGCAAATCTATATAATAGCTCGCTTATGGAACAAGAAGTCTCTGACTTCTTAATGGAGTTGATAAATGACGTAAGTTTAATCAATGCCAATGAAGAGCAGTCAAAAAAAATTATTGATCTGGCTTTAGCTTCAGTGAAGCATTTTAGCCGGCCGCAAGGAACTTGA
- a CDS encoding RasGEF domain-containing protein → MAINPISTIVNWFRGTNTTLRSFSNWYQENNSFLDTPLASQEWDKQISKVRVRKALATSTEKTVLCQQVETRLAQDYADLLDIQLRSAFQKLEVNDIANPVGFSDISHGSINMQNYFQCYNVMDKFIEADITGHAKRATKLHAFERWVEVANILLNQHQNYEAFTLVMLRLSVVETDLKNLVGLADSSRDTYDALRVYISPLGNFKQLRKHMEDNNDPKVLRPSFLLSKDILFLNETLGKHKNLKSSEIKTTHESYENIKKKEEILAQFVATQSTEVKKQPSHLQVTYKILEEQYLAQAELQQRNDRLANENAKPTTRPRRNSADAELPKKKTEPMVEEKGHKRQRSKSLDSGLAPKPEVTAPKETKKHSNSKVGLTFWQQPGGTELDRMTEIHREFIRILGMGV, encoded by the coding sequence ATGGCAATTAACCCCATAAGTACTATTGTAAATTGGTTCAGAGGCACAAACACAACCTTACGATCGTTTTCAAATTGGTATCAAGAAAATAACTCCTTCCTAGATACTCCCCTCGCATCCCAAGAGTGGGATAAACAGATTTCTAAAGTACGAGTCCGAAAAGCACTTGCTACCAGCACCGAAAAAACCGTCCTTTGCCAACAAGTTGAAACCCGTCTAGCACAAGACTATGCAGACTTGTTAGATATTCAGTTAAGAAGCGCTTTTCAAAAACTAGAAGTAAATGACATAGCAAACCCGGTTGGGTTTTCTGACATCAGCCACGGCAGTATCAACATGCAAAATTATTTTCAGTGCTACAATGTAATGGATAAATTCATTGAGGCTGATATTACCGGACATGCTAAAAGAGCGACGAAACTGCATGCCTTCGAACGCTGGGTAGAAGTTGCCAACATTCTTCTTAACCAACATCAAAATTATGAGGCATTCACCTTAGTTATGTTGCGCTTATCTGTAGTAGAAACTGATTTAAAAAATTTAGTAGGCTTAGCAGATAGCTCCAGAGATACCTATGATGCGCTTCGGGTATACATAAGCCCTCTTGGAAACTTCAAACAATTAAGAAAGCATATGGAGGACAATAATGATCCGAAAGTGCTTAGACCAAGCTTTTTATTGTCAAAAGACATATTGTTTCTCAATGAGACTCTAGGAAAACATAAAAACCTGAAGAGTTCCGAAATCAAAACAACTCATGAAAGCTATGAAAACATTAAGAAAAAAGAAGAGATTCTTGCCCAATTTGTTGCTACACAAAGCACAGAAGTTAAAAAGCAACCCTCTCATTTACAAGTAACTTATAAAATTCTTGAAGAGCAATATCTTGCACAAGCGGAGTTACAGCAACGTAACGACCGTTTAGCGAACGAGAACGCAAAACCAACGACAAGACCACGAAGAAATTCTGCCGATGCAGAACTTCCTAAAAAGAAAACTGAACCGATGGTTGAAGAAAAAGGACATAAAAGACAGCGCAGTAAATCACTTGATTCTGGACTCGCCCCCAAACCAGAAGTCACCGCACCAAAAGAAACCAAAAAACACTCTAACAGCAAAGTAGGACTTACCTTCTGGCAACAACCAGGCGGTACCGAACTAGATCGTATGACGGAAATTCATCGTGAATTTATACGCATATTAGGAATGGGTGTATAA